Proteins from a single region of Bradyrhizobium diazoefficiens:
- a CDS encoding sugar ABC transporter ATP-binding protein yields the protein MAPLLSMRGVEKHFGGVPALQAASLEVELGEVHALIGQNGAGKSTLIKILTGYHQRDAGEILFDDHAVAFGAPQEAQLAGISTIYQEINLVPYRSVTENICLGREKRRFGLLDWSFMHRESAELLSRFNMQGVDVRRPLMEYPTAVQQIVAIARAIGFAAQLVIMDEPTSSLDEKEVAVLFDVIRQLKASGVSVIFVSHKLDELYDVCDRVTVMRDGRTVLTAPMADVSRIDLVTTMLGRELSHTLRSGGRRQSVASEITPLLEVEHLAGGPRVRDVSFQVRPAEIVGLAGLLGSGRTESARMVFAADRPEHGDIRFRDRRGISDPGQAISAGMGFCSEDRKLEGIVPWLSVRENIVLALLPQLSRRGIIDESRSRAIAGDFVARLGIRCRSPEQAVGELSGGNQQKVLLARWLCMNPKLLILDEPTRGIDVGAKAEILRLVHELADDGLGVLMISSEIEELVEAASRIFVLRDGITIAELVGKNVSEDAVMTAMAHGPGLADRIGGRAVGAGDA from the coding sequence ATGGCCCCTCTCCTTTCCATGCGCGGTGTCGAGAAGCATTTCGGAGGCGTCCCCGCGCTGCAGGCGGCCTCGCTGGAAGTCGAGCTTGGTGAGGTCCACGCGCTGATCGGGCAGAATGGTGCGGGCAAGTCCACACTGATCAAGATCCTGACCGGCTATCACCAGCGTGACGCGGGTGAGATTCTATTCGACGACCACGCTGTCGCATTCGGGGCACCGCAGGAAGCGCAGCTCGCCGGCATCAGCACAATCTACCAGGAGATCAACCTGGTCCCCTACCGCTCCGTGACCGAGAACATTTGCCTCGGCAGAGAGAAGCGCCGGTTCGGGCTGCTCGACTGGTCATTCATGCACCGCGAATCCGCCGAGTTGCTGTCGCGCTTCAACATGCAAGGCGTCGATGTTCGCCGACCGCTGATGGAGTATCCGACCGCCGTACAGCAGATCGTAGCCATCGCACGTGCGATCGGTTTTGCCGCCCAGCTGGTGATCATGGACGAACCCACCTCCTCGCTGGACGAGAAGGAAGTGGCCGTGCTGTTCGATGTCATCCGCCAGCTCAAGGCATCCGGGGTTTCCGTGATCTTCGTCAGCCACAAGCTGGACGAACTCTACGACGTGTGCGATCGCGTCACAGTGATGCGGGACGGCCGCACCGTTCTGACTGCGCCCATGGCTGATGTGTCGAGGATAGATCTGGTCACGACCATGCTTGGCCGCGAACTATCGCACACGCTACGTTCCGGAGGTCGGCGGCAGTCCGTTGCAAGCGAGATCACGCCCCTGCTGGAGGTGGAGCATCTCGCGGGCGGCCCAAGAGTTCGCGACGTGAGCTTCCAGGTGCGGCCCGCGGAGATCGTCGGTTTAGCGGGCCTGCTCGGCTCAGGCCGTACCGAGAGTGCGCGCATGGTGTTCGCAGCCGACCGGCCGGAACATGGGGACATCCGCTTCCGGGATCGCCGCGGCATCTCCGATCCGGGGCAGGCGATTTCCGCTGGAATGGGGTTTTGCTCGGAGGATCGCAAACTCGAAGGTATCGTGCCATGGTTGTCGGTGCGCGAGAACATCGTGCTTGCGCTATTGCCGCAGCTTTCCCGCCGCGGGATCATCGATGAATCCCGCAGCAGGGCCATCGCTGGCGATTTCGTCGCGCGTCTTGGTATCCGCTGCCGCTCGCCGGAGCAAGCCGTTGGCGAGCTTTCCGGAGGAAACCAGCAGAAGGTCTTGTTGGCGCGCTGGCTCTGCATGAATCCGAAGCTTCTGATCCTGGACGAGCCGACCCGTGGGATCGACGTCGGTGCCAAGGCCGAGATTCTCCGCCTTGTGCATGAACTCGCCGACGATGGGCTGGGCGTTCTCATGATTTCTTCGGAAATTGAGGAGCTGGTCGAGGCAGCAAGCCGCATCTTCGTGCTCCGGGACGGCATCACCATCGCTGAACTGGTTGGTAAAAATGTGAGTGAGGATGCGGTGATGACCGCGATGGCGCACGGCCCCGGTCTCGCGGATCGGATCGGGGGCAGAGCTGTGGGTGCTGGTGATGCGTGA
- a CDS encoding ABC transporter permease has translation MGRYGVFAALLLLILFGWLRYDNFLGEYNVLTVLRYNAMFALVALGMCFVIMSGGIDLSVGSTAALGSVAAALLSPYGTLAGLVGGIGAGLAIGILNAFCIVKLRILPFIATLATLLAASGLALLFAGNQSVSVSYDSGFTSLGQGDFLAFPVPAWIAVLAYAAGWMVLTFTALGRTVLAVGGNEDASRLMGLSTDRTKIITYLASGALAGLAGAILAAQFGAGQPIEGVGWELFAIAATVVGGTLLTGGEGSVGSTLAGVLLLGLIFNILNFENGLGWISLSAYWQSVIRGIFLLVVVIIQARLVGRSVKSR, from the coding sequence ATTGGCCGCTACGGCGTGTTCGCCGCCCTCTTGCTGCTCATCCTGTTCGGTTGGCTGAGGTACGACAATTTCCTGGGCGAATACAACGTGCTCACGGTGCTGCGTTACAACGCGATGTTCGCGCTGGTTGCGCTCGGCATGTGCTTTGTCATCATGTCGGGCGGCATCGACCTTTCCGTCGGCTCGACTGCGGCGCTCGGCAGCGTCGCAGCCGCTCTTCTCTCGCCCTACGGCACGTTGGCGGGGCTCGTAGGCGGCATCGGCGCGGGGCTCGCGATCGGAATTCTGAACGCATTCTGCATCGTCAAGCTGCGCATCTTGCCCTTCATTGCGACACTGGCGACTTTGCTCGCCGCCAGCGGATTGGCGCTTCTGTTCGCGGGCAATCAGTCCGTGTCAGTGTCCTACGATAGTGGCTTCACTTCGCTTGGCCAGGGCGACTTTCTCGCCTTCCCCGTGCCCGCTTGGATCGCCGTTCTGGCTTATGCCGCTGGCTGGATGGTGCTGACCTTCACCGCGTTGGGCCGCACGGTTCTGGCGGTGGGCGGCAATGAAGACGCCTCCCGACTGATGGGTCTCTCCACAGATCGGACGAAGATCATTACCTATCTTGCGAGTGGGGCGCTTGCCGGGCTCGCCGGGGCCATTCTTGCCGCGCAGTTCGGCGCCGGCCAACCCATCGAAGGGGTTGGATGGGAGCTGTTTGCGATCGCTGCGACGGTGGTCGGCGGCACGCTTCTGACCGGGGGCGAAGGCTCGGTTGGATCGACGCTGGCGGGCGTGCTGCTGCTCGGGCTCATCTTCAACATCCTTAATTTCGAGAACGGCCTCGGTTGGATCAGCCTGTCCGCCTATTGGCAGTCGGTCATTCGCGGCATCTTTTTGCTGGTCGTGGTGATTATCCAGGCGCGTCTTGTGGGCCGCTCCGTAAAGAGCAGATGA
- a CDS encoding mandelate racemase/muconate lactonizing enzyme family protein — protein sequence MAKLTSIEPGFYRIPLPEVLTDSTHGEMKAFELNTVRVRDTDGAEGVGYTYTVGRNGAAIDAILRREFLEIFLGEEADHVERLWTKAWWALHYGGRGGPTVLAISAVDMALWDLKARRAELPLWNYLGGFDPKVPCYAGGIDLELTPDQLLRQTEGNLAKGFRAIKMKVGRARLSEDVDKVRAMREFLGDGFPLMVDANMKWSVDEAIRAARAFQPYDLTWLEEPTIPDDPAGHARIVRDGGVPIAAGENLRSLWEFKQYIAAGAVTYPEPDVTNCGGITQFLKIAHLAEAFNLPLTTHGAHDVTVHLLGACPNRSFLEAHGFGLDRYIAEPLRIEEGFAIAPDRPGHGITFDWKGLDKIRG from the coding sequence ATGGCAAAGCTCACCTCGATCGAACCCGGCTTCTACCGCATTCCGCTGCCGGAAGTGCTGACCGACAGCACCCACGGCGAGATGAAGGCCTTCGAGCTTAACACGGTTCGCGTGCGCGATACCGATGGCGCGGAAGGCGTCGGCTATACCTACACGGTCGGGCGGAACGGCGCGGCCATTGACGCCATTCTCAGGCGCGAATTCTTGGAGATCTTCCTCGGTGAGGAAGCCGATCACGTCGAGCGTCTCTGGACTAAGGCGTGGTGGGCGCTGCACTACGGCGGGCGAGGCGGGCCGACGGTACTCGCAATTTCCGCGGTCGATATGGCGCTGTGGGATCTGAAGGCGCGGCGCGCGGAGTTGCCGCTCTGGAACTACCTCGGCGGTTTCGACCCGAAGGTGCCCTGCTATGCCGGCGGTATTGACCTTGAGCTTACGCCCGACCAGTTGCTGCGACAGACGGAAGGCAATCTCGCCAAGGGTTTTCGCGCCATCAAGATGAAGGTTGGGCGTGCGCGCCTGTCCGAAGACGTCGACAAGGTTCGCGCGATGCGTGAGTTCTTGGGTGACGGTTTCCCGCTGATGGTCGACGCCAATATGAAGTGGAGCGTTGACGAGGCCATCCGGGCGGCGCGCGCTTTCCAGCCCTACGATCTGACCTGGCTTGAGGAGCCGACGATTCCGGACGACCCGGCAGGGCATGCGCGCATCGTTCGCGATGGTGGAGTCCCCATCGCCGCGGGCGAAAACCTGCGCAGCCTGTGGGAATTCAAGCAGTATATCGCTGCCGGTGCCGTCACCTATCCCGAGCCTGACGTGACGAACTGCGGCGGCATCACCCAGTTCCTGAAGATCGCGCATCTCGCCGAGGCATTCAACCTGCCGCTGACAACCCATGGAGCGCATGATGTGACCGTTCACCTCTTGGGCGCGTGCCCCAACCGCAGCTTCCTCGAGGCGCACGGCTTCGGCCTCGACCGCTACATCGCCGAACCGCTCCGGATCGAGGAAGGCTTTGCGATCGCCCCCGACCGGCCCGGTCATGGCATCACGTTCGACTGGAAGGGTCTTGATAAGATCCGCGGGTGA
- a CDS encoding GMC family oxidoreductase N-terminal domain-containing protein yields MKERYDHIVVGGGSSGCVAAARLVAAGARVLVLEGGYSHRHPLLDMPPGIFKMINGSKYMRYHKTMPQPHLNGRQHDIPQANVLGGGSSVNAQVYMRGRPSDYDEWDAMLRGENDDPGWGWKDVLPHFRGMEGNNRLLNDLHNSEGPLLVSDPGHINDLSRWFVQAVQAMGEPYNSDFNGPAQRGIGFYQFMNRSGKRSSAAYAFLAPLQHDPRLEVRLRSRVQRINIEQGRAVGVTYRDENNREHTALADGEIVLAAGALVTPQLLMLSGIGPAAQLREHGITCLIDLPGVGENLIDHPEVPIVSVTNGPYGYYKQGEGWRMLLNGLQFRLFGTGPILSAGVEAGAFVNPVDRSSEPTIQAFCVPIVYLDRDTLDLLPNSYGLTVTTVVIKPKSRGFVRLASADPDAMPLVSPNLLSDPADLRAMIDGQRYFIEAFQTSPLKERIREVRIPDPADLNDEAIIRHCKRFVKTNYHPSGTCRMGPSRDPMAVLDARLRVRGVERLRVCDLSAMPNINAGNTNAPAMMMGSRCAEFISGQTSDPVQLRNHKAVS; encoded by the coding sequence ATGAAAGAGCGATACGACCATATCGTCGTGGGAGGCGGCTCCTCCGGCTGCGTTGCAGCGGCGCGGCTTGTCGCTGCGGGCGCAAGGGTGCTCGTGCTGGAGGGCGGTTACTCGCACCGCCATCCGTTGCTCGACATGCCGCCGGGGATCTTCAAGATGATCAACGGCAGCAAGTACATGCGGTACCACAAAACGATGCCCCAGCCGCATCTCAACGGCCGCCAACACGACATTCCGCAGGCCAACGTGCTCGGCGGAGGCTCCTCAGTGAATGCGCAGGTTTACATGCGCGGTCGCCCCTCGGACTATGACGAGTGGGACGCGATGCTGCGGGGCGAGAACGACGACCCGGGCTGGGGCTGGAAGGACGTTCTCCCGCACTTCCGCGGCATGGAGGGCAATAACCGGCTTCTGAACGACCTGCACAATTCGGAAGGGCCGCTACTGGTCTCCGATCCCGGCCACATCAACGATCTGTCGCGCTGGTTCGTGCAAGCCGTGCAGGCCATGGGCGAGCCGTACAATAGCGACTTCAACGGACCCGCTCAGCGCGGCATTGGCTTTTATCAGTTCATGAACAGGAGCGGCAAGCGCAGCAGCGCGGCCTACGCCTTTCTCGCGCCCCTGCAGCACGATCCGCGACTAGAGGTGCGATTGCGATCACGCGTGCAGCGGATCAATATCGAGCAGGGCCGCGCCGTAGGTGTCACTTATCGTGACGAAAACAACCGCGAGCACACCGCGCTTGCGGACGGCGAGATCGTTTTGGCCGCCGGCGCCCTCGTCACTCCGCAACTGCTGATGCTCTCGGGGATCGGCCCGGCGGCGCAACTGCGTGAGCACGGAATTACGTGCCTGATCGATCTGCCCGGCGTGGGCGAGAACCTCATCGATCACCCGGAAGTCCCGATCGTGTCCGTCACGAACGGACCGTACGGCTATTACAAGCAAGGCGAAGGCTGGCGCATGCTCCTGAACGGGCTGCAGTTCAGGCTTTTCGGCACGGGGCCGATCCTGTCGGCTGGTGTGGAGGCGGGCGCCTTCGTCAATCCGGTAGACCGAAGTTCCGAGCCGACTATCCAGGCGTTCTGCGTGCCGATCGTCTACCTCGACCGCGACACGCTCGACCTGCTGCCGAATAGTTACGGGTTGACGGTGACGACCGTGGTGATCAAGCCAAAGTCGCGGGGGTTTGTTCGGCTTGCCTCCGCGGATCCGGACGCCATGCCGCTGGTCTCGCCCAACTTGCTTTCGGATCCGGCGGACCTTCGCGCCATGATCGACGGCCAGCGCTATTTCATTGAGGCATTCCAGACCAGCCCTCTGAAAGAACGCATCCGCGAGGTCCGCATTCCCGACCCTGCCGACCTCAACGACGAAGCCATCATCAGGCACTGCAAGCGTTTCGTGAAAACCAACTACCATCCGAGCGGGACCTGCCGTATGGGACCGAGCCGCGACCCCATGGCGGTTCTAGACGCGCGACTGCGCGTGCGTGGGGTCGAACGGCTGCGCGTCTGCGACCTCTCTGCCATGCCCAACATCAATGCCGGCAACACGAACGCGCCGGCGATGATGATGGGCAGCCGCTGCGCGGAATTTATATCTGGCCAGACGTCGGATCCTGTTCAACTGCGCAATCATAAAGCTGTGAGCTGA